A genomic region of Candidatus Thermokryptus mobilis contains the following coding sequences:
- a CDS encoding tetratricopeptide repeat protein: MDEKISIAESLIASGQIEKAIEIYLEIFKSSPNDQKIAKRLSELYLWTENVQGAINVYEMLLKNGVSNYDVLSNLARWYLWNGRQNEAISIYEKLVEMFPDSANFYKMLAKLYVWNNQPRKAIPIYEKIIQLDPLDYETMIEFAQQLVWNDQQLKAIPIYKKLVKIFPDSLSFHWMLCQLLVWNNKTDEAKFEVEKFLKKFPLHKNALELAVQLFYYSGQWDKAQEYAKELLKIEPENQVAIKIINEIELQYSDYLTGEFKRLSDTNKLTKVIYPFEFKLFLSRFWEFALNFERVELKDDRVAGRGIGYGGVLNFKYNFSRGNSFELGGGVFRYDGGIFPVWRFALSLNLFDKIYPQFHYKRSENREGARAIEQKILIDDFTLTAYYQVTPVFGISFLSEYGIFSDGNIKRTFGSYFNLIFSKKNPHVVLSGFYAFEDFDSIYVNSIPYWTPSNLSTYWGEVGIEQGFWERILIGASGAVVVARSPNYQKYPTSLNYRFYSKVWFGNFEIYGLYERYGSSVYNYRFFRFYVKLRF; the protein is encoded by the coding sequence ATGGATGAGAAAATAAGCATTGCGGAATCCCTCATCGCAAGCGGTCAAATTGAGAAGGCGATAGAAATTTATCTTGAAATTTTTAAATCATCCCCGAACGACCAAAAAATAGCAAAGCGACTTTCCGAGCTTTACCTTTGGACGGAGAATGTGCAAGGTGCCATCAATGTCTATGAGATGCTTTTGAAAAATGGAGTTTCAAATTATGATGTGCTGTCAAACCTTGCCAGATGGTATCTTTGGAATGGAAGACAAAACGAAGCGATATCAATTTATGAAAAACTCGTTGAGATGTTTCCCGATAGCGCCAATTTTTATAAAATGCTTGCTAAACTCTATGTCTGGAACAATCAACCACGTAAAGCGATACCAATTTATGAAAAGATAATTCAACTTGACCCGCTTGACTATGAGACCATGATTGAATTCGCTCAGCAGTTGGTTTGGAATGACCAACAACTGAAAGCAATCCCGATTTATAAAAAGCTCGTCAAAATCTTCCCCGATAGTTTAAGCTTTCATTGGATGTTGTGTCAATTGCTTGTGTGGAACAACAAAACGGACGAAGCAAAGTTTGAGGTTGAAAAATTTTTGAAAAAATTCCCTTTGCATAAAAACGCTCTTGAGCTTGCAGTGCAATTGTTTTATTACTCAGGTCAATGGGATAAAGCACAAGAATACGCAAAAGAACTCTTAAAAATTGAACCTGAAAATCAAGTTGCGATTAAAATAATCAATGAAATAGAGTTACAGTATTCGGATTATCTTACAGGTGAATTCAAAAGATTAAGCGACACAAACAAATTGACTAAGGTTATTTATCCGTTTGAGTTTAAACTATTTTTAAGCAGGTTCTGGGAGTTTGCTCTTAATTTTGAGCGAGTTGAGTTGAAAGACGATAGGGTTGCCGGGCGTGGAATAGGATATGGTGGCGTTTTAAATTTTAAGTATAATTTTTCGCGCGGGAATTCATTTGAGCTCGGCGGTGGTGTTTTTAGATATGATGGAGGCATCTTCCCAGTGTGGAGATTCGCTTTGAGTTTAAATCTATTTGACAAAATTTATCCACAGTTTCATTATAAGAGAAGTGAAAACAGAGAAGGCGCAAGGGCAATTGAACAAAAAATCCTGATTGATGATTTCACACTGACGGCTTACTATCAAGTCACACCAGTTTTCGGGATCAGTTTTTTAAGTGAGTACGGAATTTTTTCTGATGGAAACATCAAACGGACATTTGGGAGTTATTTCAATTTGATCTTTTCAAAGAAAAATCCACATGTTGTGTTATCCGGATTTTACGCCTTTGAGGACTTTGATTCAATTTATGTTAATTCAATCCCGTATTGGACTCCAAGCAATCTTTCAACATATTGGGGTGAGGTTGGGATTGAGCAGGGGTTTTGGGAGAGGATTTTGATTGGAGCTTCAGGAGCTGTTGTTGTAGCAAGAAGCCCGAACTATCAGAAATATCCGACATCTTTAAATTATAGGTTTTACAGCAAGGTATGGTTTGGAAATTTTGAGATTTACGGACTTTATGAAAGGTATGGATCAAGCGTCTATAATTATAGGTTTTTCAGGTTTTATGTCAAGCTCAGGTTTTAG
- a CDS encoding O-antigen ligase family protein: MKIGKAVNYDLLIYIFLVLQVASVFFSIAVSSISFALAGLFFILKIASNPHELKSLKTTLDVFFIAFVLVELLSAVFSDYKTEAFIHARRVLLIAVFYMSLSAFKDVKRVQNTLILIGFISALVSVIEIIVYYLRPDVIWLGIFQISMTSGELKMLTLLLLFPLYLDREISFKNRALVLLLIAPVYLTFLLTFVRSAWLGFLVGLFIIVALRYRYFLPGWIFLALVFYLYFPLKYKYAHISEVTRSETTVARYMMWKTGLRMFAHRPLLGYGDIDLYKIYIRFRPNPAPDERHGHLHNNFVMWLVLFGIIGFVVVVGLFIKILFDLVILYKKFAHVPFFRDVVLAGIGSFFAFHVSGMFEWSFGDAEIMTFFWFIIGLAYSVNKSCAEVDGTPA, from the coding sequence TTGAAAATTGGTAAAGCGGTAAATTACGATTTGTTAATTTATATCTTTCTTGTTCTTCAAGTTGCCAGTGTCTTTTTTTCAATTGCTGTTTCTTCAATTTCGTTTGCACTCGCTGGTTTGTTCTTCATTTTAAAAATCGCATCAAATCCCCACGAGCTTAAAAGTTTAAAGACGACGCTTGATGTGTTCTTCATCGCCTTTGTTTTGGTTGAGCTTTTGAGTGCGGTTTTTTCCGATTATAAGACCGAGGCATTTATACACGCAAGGAGGGTTTTGCTCATTGCGGTTTTTTATATGAGTTTATCCGCTTTCAAAGATGTTAAAAGGGTTCAAAACACTTTAATTTTGATCGGGTTTATTTCTGCGCTTGTCTCGGTTATTGAGATAATCGTTTATTATCTCAGACCGGATGTGATTTGGCTTGGTATTTTTCAAATTTCAATGACATCGGGCGAGTTGAAAATGTTGACTCTGCTTCTTCTCTTTCCTCTCTATCTTGATAGGGAGATAAGTTTTAAAAACCGTGCTCTTGTTCTTTTGCTTATAGCACCTGTGTATTTAACTTTTCTTTTGACATTTGTCCGAAGTGCCTGGTTAGGTTTTTTAGTTGGATTGTTTATCATAGTTGCATTAAGATATAGATACTTTTTACCTGGTTGGATTTTCCTAGCGCTTGTTTTTTACCTCTATTTCCCCCTGAAATATAAATATGCCCATATTTCAGAGGTTACAAGGTCCGAGACAACGGTTGCAAGATATATGATGTGGAAGACGGGATTGAGGATGTTTGCTCATAGACCGTTGCTCGGTTACGGCGATATTGACCTTTATAAAATTTACATAAGGTTTAGACCGAACCCGGCACCAGATGAAAGGCATGGACATTTGCACAATAATTTTGTAATGTGGCTTGTGCTTTTCGGGATTATCGGATTTGTCGTCGTAGTTGGACTTTTCATTAAAATTCTTTTTGACTTGGTCATTTTATATAAAAAGTTTGCACATGTTCCTTTTTTTAGAGATGTTGTTTTAGCTGGGATTGGTTCTTTTTTCGCATTTCATGTGAGTGGTATGTTTGAATGGAGTTTTGGGGACGCAGAGATTATGACATTTTTTTGGTTTATAATTGGGCTTGCGTATTCCGTAAATAAATCGTGCGCTGAGGTTGATGGGACGCCAGCTTAA
- a CDS encoding glycosyltransferase family 2 protein yields MSAKRKTLSVAIIAGNEEKRIGDCLESVKWADEIIVVDSESTDRTVEIAKKYTDKVFIRKWEGYAPQKQFAIEQASCDWILSLDADERVSPELKDEILKVLESETEIDGFYIPRRNFFLGKWIKSCGWYPNYQLRLFKKGKARVTQRKVHEGFVVDGKVGYLKGDIIHFTHMNLKETFAKINEYSSLSAEEKSKRKKVTGIDLILHPLAAFLSHYVLKAGFRDGVYGLMVSLNHAMTNLQTYMKIWEIQNVRSKDEKGK; encoded by the coding sequence ATGAGCGCGAAAAGGAAAACATTGTCTGTTGCGATAATAGCTGGAAATGAGGAGAAAAGGATCGGTGATTGTCTTGAGAGTGTTAAATGGGCAGATGAGATAATAGTTGTTGATTCAGAGAGCACCGATAGGACCGTAGAGATAGCGAAAAAATATACCGATAAGGTTTTCATAAGGAAATGGGAGGGTTATGCACCTCAAAAACAGTTTGCGATAGAGCAAGCTAGCTGCGATTGGATTTTGAGTTTAGACGCAGATGAAAGGGTTTCACCGGAATTGAAAGACGAGATTTTAAAAGTGCTTGAGAGCGAGACAGAAATTGACGGCTTTTATATACCGAGGAGAAATTTTTTTCTTGGGAAATGGATAAAATCGTGCGGTTGGTATCCGAATTATCAGTTGCGTCTTTTTAAAAAAGGAAAAGCAAGGGTTACGCAAAGAAAAGTCCATGAGGGCTTCGTTGTAGATGGCAAAGTTGGGTATCTGAAAGGTGATATAATTCATTTTACGCATATGAATTTAAAGGAAACATTTGCGAAAATAAATGAGTATTCAAGTTTAAGCGCAGAGGAAAAGTCAAAGAGAAAAAAGGTAACGGGAATTGATTTAATTTTGCATCCACTTGCTGCTTTTTTGAGCCATTATGTTTTAAAAGCTGGTTTCAGGGATGGCGTTTATGGTTTGATGGTGTCTTTAAACCATGCGATGACGAATTTACAAACATATATGAAGATCTGGGAGATCCAAAATGTTAGGTCTAAAGACGAGAAAGGAAAGTAG
- a CDS encoding nicotinate phosphoribosyltransferase — protein sequence MFNVASPEDIKNGRVTDVYFERAIKVLKEKGINKYVKAEFVVKKFPGNYQWGVFAGLDEVIRLLEGLPITLKAMPEGTIFRANEPVMTIEGMYLDFAVYETAILGLICQASGIATKSARCKLAAGDKLVVHFGARRMHPAITPMIDRSSYIGGCDGVATPVGAKLLGILPSGTMPHAMILLFGDTLEAVKAFDEVIDPKIPRIALIDTFTDEKFEAIRVAEALGEKLYGVRLDTPSSRRGNFLAILKEVRWELDIRGFKNVKIFVSGGVDEEMIKQLNEVVDAYGVGTTISSAPVLDFAMDIVEIEGKPIAKRGKLSGEKQVYVNNETGDRLVVPANEKFNKEGFVPLLETVIENGKVLKQIPEPSEIRKYVLEQLKKLTL from the coding sequence ATGTTCAATGTAGCAAGTCCAGAAGATATAAAGAACGGCAGGGTTACAGATGTATATTTTGAGCGGGCGATTAAAGTTTTGAAGGAGAAGGGTATAAATAAATATGTGAAGGCGGAATTTGTTGTTAAAAAATTCCCCGGGAATTATCAGTGGGGTGTTTTTGCTGGACTTGATGAAGTTATAAGGTTACTTGAAGGTTTGCCGATCACTTTAAAAGCGATGCCTGAGGGAACGATTTTCAGAGCGAATGAACCAGTAATGACGATTGAGGGTATGTATCTTGATTTTGCTGTTTACGAGACGGCGATACTCGGTTTGATATGTCAGGCATCTGGGATTGCGACAAAGTCAGCAAGATGTAAACTTGCAGCTGGGGATAAACTTGTCGTCCACTTCGGCGCAAGGCGAATGCATCCAGCGATAACTCCTATGATTGATAGAAGCTCGTATATCGGTGGGTGTGATGGTGTGGCAACACCAGTTGGAGCAAAACTTCTTGGAATTTTACCAAGTGGAACAATGCCACATGCGATGATCCTCCTGTTCGGTGATACGCTTGAGGCAGTGAAAGCGTTTGACGAGGTCATTGATCCTAAAATTCCGAGGATTGCTTTAATTGATACATTTACTGATGAAAAGTTTGAAGCGATACGGGTTGCTGAAGCTCTTGGTGAAAAACTTTACGGTGTCCGACTTGATACACCGAGCTCAAGGCGTGGCAACTTTCTCGCAATTTTAAAAGAGGTCAGATGGGAACTTGATATAAGGGGATTTAAAAATGTAAAAATTTTCGTCAGCGGTGGCGTTGATGAGGAAATGATAAAGCAGTTAAATGAAGTTGTTGATGCTTACGGTGTTGGAACTACCATCAGCAGTGCCCCCGTCCTTGATTTCGCAATGGATATAGTTGAAATTGAAGGAAAACCGATAGCGAAAAGGGGAAAATTATCCGGTGAAAAACAGGTTTATGTCAATAATGAAACTGGTGATAGGTTAGTCGTTCCGGCAAATGAAAAATTTAACAAAGAGGGTTTCGTCCCCTTACTTGAAACAGTGATTGAAAACGGGAAGGTCTTAAAGCAAATACCTGAACCTTCGGAGATAAGGAAATATGTTTTGGAGCAGTTAAAAAAATTAACACTTTAA
- a CDS encoding ABC transporter ATP-binding protein has protein sequence MLGLKTRKESSYWTFLRILKYVRPYLKQLALSVFFTILFSIFSGVSIYLAIPLLETLFSQDYISALSKLGSSSGFLSDLKNTFFSFLFKYVFSGTHSEALIKICLVIIIAFFLKNISGYLQAYFMAYVEQGLVKDIRNEVYRHLHTLSLGYFTSERTGSLISRITNDVNIINTGISATFLNLIREPLLIVVFLMIAISINWRLTLISLLVLPFALYFISKLGLRLHKESRISQERMADITSVLQETISGVKVVKAFGMEEFENKKFQAQTWRYFKSLLKITRIRNLASPITEFLSVVAGVVIIWYGGMQVLELETMRASEFLTFLIAIFQIMPPVKELTSVNNRIQESTSAAKRVFEILDIEPDIKEAPNAIELKEFKDEIVFENVWFSYNGSRNGDFILKGINLKVKKGEILAIVGPSGAGKSTLVDLIPRFYDPTEGRILIDGIDLRMIKIKSLRDKIGIVTQETILFNDTIRNNIAYGLEDCPIERIIEAARAANAHDFIMQLPDGYDTVIGERGMKLSGGQRQRISIARALLKNPPILILDEATSNLDAESEILVQEAIERLMQNRTVFVIAHRLSTIRNADRIIVVDNGRIVQEGKHEELIHQDGLYKKLYEMQFNI, from the coding sequence ATGTTAGGTCTAAAGACGAGAAAGGAAAGTAGTTACTGGACATTTTTGAGGATTTTGAAGTATGTGCGACCTTATTTGAAACAGCTTGCGCTTTCGGTTTTCTTCACGATTTTATTTTCAATTTTCAGTGGTGTTTCAATTTATCTTGCCATACCATTACTTGAAACGCTTTTCTCCCAAGATTATATTTCAGCTTTGAGTAAGCTTGGGAGTTCATCTGGTTTTCTTTCGGATTTAAAAAACACATTTTTTAGTTTTTTGTTCAAATATGTTTTTTCTGGGACGCATTCAGAGGCGCTGATAAAGATTTGCCTTGTCATAATAATCGCATTCTTTTTGAAGAATATATCCGGTTATCTTCAAGCGTATTTTATGGCTTATGTTGAACAGGGTTTGGTTAAAGATATACGAAATGAAGTTTATAGACATTTGCACACATTATCGCTTGGATATTTCACATCTGAAAGGACGGGAAGTTTGATTTCAAGGATAACGAATGATGTGAATATAATAAACACTGGGATTTCGGCTACATTTTTAAATCTTATTCGTGAGCCACTTTTGATAGTTGTGTTTTTGATGATAGCTATTTCAATAAATTGGCGTTTGACATTGATATCTTTGCTTGTTTTGCCTTTTGCGCTTTACTTTATAAGTAAGCTTGGGTTACGACTTCACAAGGAAAGTCGTATCTCGCAGGAAAGGATGGCTGATATAACTTCTGTTCTTCAGGAAACTATCAGCGGGGTTAAAGTTGTAAAGGCGTTTGGGATGGAGGAATTTGAGAATAAAAAGTTCCAAGCGCAAACTTGGCGTTATTTCAAATCACTTCTTAAAATCACAAGGATAAGGAACCTTGCAAGCCCTATAACTGAATTTTTAAGCGTGGTTGCAGGCGTTGTGATAATATGGTATGGGGGGATGCAGGTGCTTGAACTTGAAACCATGAGGGCAAGTGAATTTTTAACATTCCTCATAGCAATTTTTCAAATAATGCCACCCGTTAAGGAACTGACGAGTGTAAACAATAGAATTCAAGAATCAACCTCCGCTGCTAAGCGTGTCTTTGAAATACTTGACATTGAGCCAGATATAAAAGAGGCGCCAAATGCGATTGAATTGAAGGAGTTTAAAGATGAGATTGTTTTTGAAAATGTTTGGTTTTCCTACAATGGATCAAGGAATGGTGATTTTATCTTGAAAGGGATAAATTTGAAAGTTAAAAAAGGTGAAATACTTGCGATAGTTGGTCCAAGCGGTGCCGGGAAGTCAACCCTTGTTGACTTGATACCAAGGTTTTACGACCCAACTGAGGGAAGGATTTTAATTGATGGGATTGACCTTCGCATGATAAAGATAAAATCGCTTCGTGATAAAATTGGAATTGTCACACAGGAGACGATTTTATTCAATGACACCATCAGAAATAACATCGCTTATGGTCTTGAGGATTGTCCAATTGAGAGGATAATTGAAGCAGCAAGGGCAGCAAACGCTCATGACTTTATAATGCAACTTCCTGATGGTTATGATACTGTTATAGGGGAGCGTGGGATGAAATTGTCAGGGGGTCAAAGGCAAAGGATTTCAATTGCGCGGGCACTTCTTAAAAACCCGCCGATTTTGATACTTGATGAAGCCACGAGTAATCTTGACGCTGAATCTGAAATACTCGTCCAGGAGGCGATTGAAAGATTGATGCAAAATAGAACCGTTTTTGTGATTGCCCATCGCCTTTCAACGATCAGGAACGCAGATAGGATAATTGTCGTTGACAACGGAAGAATAGTTCAAGAGGGCAAACATGAAGAGCTTATACATCAAGACGGGCTTTACAAGAAGCTCTATGAGATGCAGTTTAACATTTAA
- a CDS encoding ATP-binding protein, with product MKPFSTIAIPHSDILEGQLTMDVFAADLWQVFKGEAPEEYQNPGVFFRKTFLTAGIRNLLDIVKKRLDGKGGDPVIQLQTPFGGGKTHSLIALYHKAKEWKVNVVVIDGTALDPKDTTLWGEIEKQLTGEVNLLKGQTAPGREKLKNLLRKRQPLLILMDEILQYTTKSAGIKVGSSNLASQTIAFMQELTETVSVIPKSILVLTLPSSLIEHYDENAEKLFKQLQKVVGRMEKVFTPVRDEEIAEVIRRRLFNSINEREASEIIDEFLDYAEKERILLEGVEKSVYREKFKASFPFQPEVIDVLYKRWGSFPTFQRTRGVLRILALVVHSLKSSKAPFIRLADFDLENDDIRRELIKHIGQEFDSVIAADITSYNSGAKKVDKSLGPAYSSYSFGTKVATTIFMYSFSGGPEKGANVNEIKLSCSEVNIPSSIIVEAIDKLKENLYYLSDEGLFFTNQPNLNRILLDKMENIDEKTLADEEEKLLTENIKKKDAYFDVYLYPTNSKDIPDNKSLKLIILKEYEKCKDFFEKCGDKPRIYRNTIIFLCSLESERTKFEQFLKRKLAWQSIEKDKKLHLTDEQKERLKKELKRSDEEGKQQIRNLYRCVFLPAKEGLKEINLGIATYGIGRTIDEEIYETLKTEGELFEKLNPLSIEDKYLKDKDYVETKNILESFYKTPGEIRITNEKILKDAIKEGVKKGLFGFGRIEKEKPLCESFKADCSPDLKDNEVIIKAELCEKIPGEVQKINDKTEEYKEDDKDSPPKIRLIHIKLKIPTGKLSDIVRMINNTIKSKFEQVDIKIEIFAQGGGILKSEYEDKIKETIKQTGAEIESEQTE from the coding sequence ATGAAGCCATTTTCAACGATTGCTATACCTCATAGTGATATCCTTGAAGGTCAGCTCACGATGGATGTTTTCGCAGCTGACCTTTGGCAGGTTTTCAAGGGGGAAGCACCAGAGGAATATCAAAATCCAGGTGTATTTTTCAGAAAAACTTTTCTTACTGCGGGAATTAGAAATCTTCTTGATATTGTCAAGAAGCGACTTGATGGGAAAGGTGGCGACCCTGTTATTCAATTGCAAACTCCATTCGGCGGTGGGAAAACTCACTCTCTAATTGCTCTATACCATAAGGCGAAAGAATGGAAAGTAAATGTAGTTGTCATTGATGGGACAGCACTTGACCCAAAGGATACAACACTTTGGGGAGAGATAGAAAAACAGCTGACCGGCGAGGTCAATTTACTTAAAGGACAAACCGCACCGGGGAGAGAAAAACTTAAAAATCTTCTAAGAAAGAGACAGCCCTTGCTAATTCTTATGGACGAAATTTTACAATACACTACGAAATCAGCGGGAATAAAAGTTGGCTCTTCAAATCTTGCTTCTCAAACGATTGCTTTCATGCAGGAATTAACAGAAACTGTGTCAGTTATTCCCAAATCTATTTTAGTTCTTACTCTACCTTCAAGTTTGATTGAACATTATGATGAGAATGCGGAGAAACTTTTTAAACAGTTGCAAAAAGTTGTAGGAAGAATGGAAAAGGTTTTTACGCCAGTGCGGGATGAAGAGATAGCGGAGGTCATCAGAAGAAGGCTTTTCAATTCAATTAATGAGAGAGAGGCAAGTGAAATTATAGATGAATTTTTGGATTATGCAGAAAAAGAGAGGATTCTACTTGAAGGTGTAGAGAAATCAGTTTACCGAGAAAAGTTCAAAGCGAGTTTTCCCTTCCAGCCGGAGGTTATTGATGTTTTATACAAGCGATGGGGTTCATTCCCAACCTTTCAAAGGACAAGAGGAGTTTTGAGGATACTTGCTCTTGTTGTGCATTCACTTAAAAGTTCTAAAGCACCATTTATCAGATTAGCCGATTTTGACCTCGAAAATGATGATATAAGAAGGGAGCTCATAAAACATATAGGTCAGGAGTTTGACAGCGTAATCGCAGCAGATATCACTTCATATAACTCAGGTGCTAAAAAAGTTGATAAATCTCTTGGTCCTGCCTATTCTTCATATTCTTTTGGAACTAAGGTTGCCACTACAATTTTTATGTATTCTTTCTCTGGTGGTCCAGAAAAAGGTGCAAATGTAAATGAAATAAAATTGTCTTGTTCCGAAGTCAATATACCAAGTAGTATAATTGTTGAAGCGATAGATAAATTGAAAGAGAATCTTTATTACTTATCTGATGAGGGGTTATTTTTCACAAACCAGCCAAATCTTAATCGCATACTTTTGGACAAGATGGAAAATATAGATGAGAAAACGCTTGCCGACGAGGAAGAAAAGCTTTTAACTGAAAATATCAAGAAGAAAGACGCTTATTTTGATGTCTATCTTTACCCAACAAATTCAAAAGATATTCCTGACAATAAAAGCTTGAAACTTATTATTTTGAAAGAATATGAGAAGTGTAAAGATTTTTTTGAAAAATGCGGTGACAAACCAAGGATTTATCGCAATACCATTATCTTCCTGTGTTCATTAGAATCTGAACGAACAAAATTTGAACAATTTTTAAAAAGAAAGCTTGCGTGGCAAAGCATAGAAAAGGATAAGAAACTTCATCTTACAGATGAGCAGAAAGAAAGGTTGAAGAAAGAATTAAAAAGAAGTGATGAAGAGGGAAAACAACAAATAAGAAACCTTTATCGCTGTGTATTTTTGCCCGCGAAAGAGGGACTTAAGGAGATTAATTTAGGAATCGCCACTTACGGAATAGGCAGAACTATTGACGAAGAGATATATGAAACTCTTAAAACCGAAGGAGAACTCTTTGAAAAATTAAATCCCTTGTCCATTGAAGATAAATACCTAAAAGATAAGGACTATGTTGAAACAAAAAACATTCTTGAATCTTTTTACAAGACACCAGGAGAAATAAGAATCACAAATGAAAAAATCCTAAAAGACGCCATAAAAGAAGGTGTAAAGAAAGGGCTATTTGGTTTTGGAAGAATTGAAAAAGAAAAACCTTTATGTGAGTCCTTCAAGGCAGATTGTTCACCTGATTTGAAAGATAATGAAGTGATAATCAAAGCAGAACTATGCGAGAAAATACCTGGTGAAGTTCAAAAAATTAATGATAAAACTGAAGAATACAAAGAAGATGATAAAGATAGTCCTCCCAAAATTCGTCTTATTCATATTAAATTGAAAATTCCCACTGGAAAATTGTCTGATATTGTGCGAATGATTAACAATACCATCAAAAGTAAGTTTGAACAGGTAGATATAAAGATTGAGATATTCGCCCAAGGTGGTGGGATTTTAAAGTCGGAATATGAAGATAAGATAAAAGAAACGATTAAACAGACGGGAGCTGAAATTGAAAGTGAGCAAACCGAATGA
- a CDS encoding glycosyltransferase family 4 protein gives MGRQLNLLYVTSSPSWGGLEMNVIRLGEEMKRRGHNVLLACSFDGRVYREAQNRFTLFNITSGYIQSFFKLRSILRSFKIDLIHVFRSRDLNKVAFAVLSMMKRPKILFDPQIGIGVRKKDPFHGVVYDMVDSVIAVSKDVADGFERNLPINREKIRIVYPGIDVDRFKFSDIAREKIRRELGLCDDIVIGIVSRISPGKGHEELFKAFKILAEGFDNLKLLVIGGATVGEEGYFKEVRKLADELGISDKVIWAGFRKDVHEILSAIDIFVAPSHAEAFGLSLVEAMSVGLPIIASKNAGFIDIIQDGVNGVFFEKGNYFDLADKIKMLLNEPSLSKSIGENASKTAREKFNIKRYFDEIEAIYFQLLTQKQTGD, from the coding sequence ATGGGACGCCAGCTTAATCTTTTATATGTCACATCCTCGCCAAGCTGGGGAGGACTTGAGATGAATGTCATACGCCTTGGCGAAGAGATGAAAAGAAGAGGGCATAATGTTTTACTCGCTTGTAGTTTTGATGGAAGAGTATATCGTGAAGCACAAAACAGGTTCACTCTATTTAACATCACTAGTGGGTATATTCAATCTTTCTTTAAGTTGCGATCAATCTTGAGAAGTTTTAAAATTGATTTAATTCATGTTTTCAGGTCGCGTGATTTGAACAAGGTAGCATTTGCGGTTTTATCTATGATGAAGAGACCCAAGATTTTGTTTGACCCGCAAATCGGAATTGGAGTGCGAAAAAAAGATCCGTTCCATGGGGTTGTTTACGATATGGTTGATTCTGTTATAGCTGTTTCAAAAGATGTTGCAGACGGATTTGAACGAAATCTCCCGATCAATCGTGAAAAGATAAGGATAGTGTATCCGGGTATTGATGTTGATAGATTCAAATTCAGTGATATCGCAAGGGAGAAGATAAGACGAGAGTTAGGGCTTTGTGATGACATTGTGATTGGCATTGTCTCGCGCATAAGTCCGGGGAAAGGGCATGAGGAGTTGTTCAAAGCTTTTAAAATTTTGGCTGAGGGATTTGATAATTTGAAATTGCTTGTCATTGGTGGGGCAACCGTTGGGGAGGAGGGATATTTCAAAGAGGTGCGAAAGTTAGCAGATGAGCTTGGGATTTCGGATAAAGTAATATGGGCTGGATTTAGAAAAGATGTGCATGAAATTTTAAGCGCAATTGATATATTTGTTGCACCATCGCATGCTGAAGCGTTTGGGCTTTCGCTCGTTGAGGCGATGTCAGTGGGTTTGCCAATTATTGCATCAAAAAATGCTGGCTTTATTGATATAATTCAGGATGGTGTAAATGGCGTTTTCTTTGAAAAGGGAAATTATTTTGACCTTGCTGATAAAATTAAAATGTTATTGAATGAACCTTCTCTTTCAAAATCTATCGGCGAAAATGCATCAAAAACAGCTCGTGAGAAGTTCAACATAAAAAGATATTTTGATGAGATTGAGGCGATTTATTTTCAACTCTTAACTCAAAAACAAACTGGGGACTGA